In Drosophila bipectinata strain 14024-0381.07 chromosome 2R, DbipHiC1v2, whole genome shotgun sequence, one genomic interval encodes:
- the Zasp52 gene encoding PDZ and LIM domain protein Zasp isoform X9 yields MFLLCLMFFWPSVRRLGVVRVLISLISRSALEEMAQPQLLQIKLSRFDAQPWGFRLQGGVDFAQPLLVQKVNAGSLSEQAGLQPGDAVIKINDVDVFNFRHKDAQDIVVRSGNNFVITVQRGGSTWRPQVTPTGNVPQPNSPYLQTVTKTSLAHKQQDSQHIGCGYNNAARPFANGGDGGVKSIVNKQYNTPVGIYSDESIAETLSAQAEVLAGGVLGVNFKKNEKEYQADRSEVLKFLREEETGQSTPAFGKYEHDAPQQQPQQQYEQQQHQHQHQHQQQQQQHYYQQQQQLQQQQQQQQQQQSSATRHVSAPITNPNKPPSTGGLPTGQNICTECERLITGVFVRIKDKNLHVECFKCATCGTSLKNQGYYNFNNKLYCDIHAKQAALNNPPAGTEGYVPVPIKPNTKLSANTISSALSSHGYSGASNGYSNGSSAPAPAPVNQGFARPYGAAAPKSPVSYPPQQQQQSPRPAPGGNNPYATLPRSNVGQQVPPQAYSAVIVPAPASAPAPAPALAPAPVPSIALPAPFSVNTSSNAYSSTTSKFDAHELIEETVEELEHSEVLFPPPSPLSHLTKQGKAVQSGLHKADNIPKYQRNWTVLPTQSPIRTPEPHELRENVPLAFVDAPKVPVTSDTSTVHRPIARAQVAVPPPSLTVPTTVVSLEKPQLSVPIIIEGDRAGPVTMAFQPLDEFVRPDQAQTPTRPYTPSMTQKPAPIVPFYQTEEKLCFDECPATHARNYDMGAASPFPDRARSPAPGPPPNPLSAIRAPRMKEPESNLLTVSGGAARLQTGSITTGQSYQGQLLAHSEQSTQSARQSFTQQPERVTEQRVGNLNIQQREQSSQLQQQSQSQSQSQTRSQVGNTQIERRRKVTEEFERTQSAKTIEIRTGSQSQSVSQSQAQSVQSQSESTERRSSYGKTGYVATQARRLSGLEQEITSLTSQSQAISARASTLGESCFPQLRSPTFDSKFPLKPAPAQSIVPGYGAPPASQAASKLVAPPPGFLQQQQFQQQQIQQQQQQRSAYSSVQQSSKTSTSSLSSSSAASASQSLTQASSAITTTTNNQATSAFRRTSNGSSIIKPNLASRPSIASITAPAPAPAPARAPNAVKAPIAPKSVIANVVQSAAAPPPAASAPAVFPPDLSDLNLNSNADGSAGPGGKSAGAFGATSAPKRGRGILNKAAAPGVRIPLCNSCNVQIRGPFITALGRIWCPDHFICVNGNCRRPLQDIGFVEEKGDLYCEYCFEKFLAPTCSNCAGKIKGDCLNAIGKHFHPECFTCGQCGKIFGNRPFFLEDGQAYCEADWNELFTTKCFACGFPVEAGDRWVEALNHNYHSQCFNCTFCKQNLEGQSFYNKGGRPFCKNHAR; encoded by the exons GTGAACGCGGGCAGCTTGTCCGAACAGGCCGGACTACAGCCCGGCGATGCGGTGATCAAGATCAACGACGTGGATGTCTTCAATTTCCGGCACAAGGACGCCCAGGACATTGTGGTGCGCTCCGGCAATAACTTTGTCATCACAGTGCAGCG CGGTGGCTCCACCTGGCGGCCACAAGTGACGCCCACTGGTAACGTGCCGCAGCCCAACTCGCCGTATCTGCAAACGGTGACGAAGACTTCTCTGGCTCACAAGCAGCAGGACAGCCAGCACATCGGCTGTGGTTACAACAACGCGGCTCGTCCCTTC GCCAACGGCGGCGACGGCGGCGTGAAGAGCATTGTCAATAAACAATACAACACCCCGGTTGGCATTTACAGCGATGAATCTATTGCGGAAACACTCTCGGCCCAGGCGGAGGTTTTGGCCGGCGGTGTGCTCGG CGTCAACTTCAAGAAGAACGAGAAGGAATACCAGGCCGACCGGTCTGAGGTCCTGAAGTTCCTGCGCGAAGAGGAGACTGGCCAGTCCACTCCAG CATTCGGCAAATACGAGCATGATGCACCTCAGCAAcagccacaacaacaatacgaacagcaacagcatcagcatcaacatcaacatcagcaacagcaacagcaacactactaccaacagcaacagcaactgcaacaacaacagcagcagcagcaacaacagcagtcGAGCGCCACTCGCCATGTCAGCGCCCCCATCACCAATCCCAATAAGCCCCCCAGCACCGGCGGACTCCCGACTGGCCAGAACATTTGCACCGAGTGCGAGCGCCTCATTAC TGGCGTCTTTGTGCGCATCAAGGATAAGAACCTGCACGTGGAGTGCTTCAAGTGTGCCACCTGCGGCACCTCGCTGAAGAACCAGGGCTACTACAACTTCAACAACAAGCTGTACTGCGACATCCACGCCAAGCAGGCCGCCCTGAACAACCCGCCCGCCGGAACCGAGGGCTACGTGCCCGTCCCCATCAAGCC CAACACCAAGCTGAGTGCCAACACCATCTCGTCGGCTTTGAGCTCGCACGGATATAGTGGTGCCTCGAATGGCTACTCCAACGGCAGCTCGGCACCAGCTCCGGCTCCG GTCAACCAGGGCTTCGCTCGTCCCTATGGAGCCGCCGCCCCCAAGTCGCCGGTCTCGTACCCgccgcaacagcagcagcagtcgccCCGTCCCGCCCCCGGCGGCAACAACCCGTACGCCACTTTGCCCCGCAGCAATGTCGGCCAACAAG TCCCACCTCAGGCTTACTCAGCTGTGATTGTGCCTGCACCTGCATCTGCACCTGCTCCAGCACCCGCTCTAGCACCTGCTCCTGTACCTTCAATAGCTCTCCCTGCTCCATTCTCTGTAAATACCAGTAGCAACGCCTACTCCTCCACCACCAGCAAGTTCGATGCCCATGAGCTTATCGAGGAGACTGTCGAGGAGCTCGAGCACTCGGAGGTCCTCTTTCCGCCGCCATCCCCATTGAGCCACCTCACCAAGCAGGGCAAAGCCGTACAGTCCGGCCTCCATAAGGCGGACAACATACCTAAATACCAACGCAACTGGACCGTGCTGCCCACCCAGAGTCCCATACGCACGCCGGAACCGCATGAGCTGCGCGAGAACGTGCCCTTGGCTTTTGTGGATGCCCCCAAGGTGCCGGTTACTAGCGATACCTCCACTGTACATAGACCCATAGCCAGGGCCCAGGTAGCAGTTCCCCCACCGTCGCTAACGGTGCCGACAACTGTGGTGTCTCTCGAGAAGCCCCAGCTGTCGGTTCCAATTATAATCGAGGGTGATCGCGCGGGTCCAGTAACGATGGCTTTTCAACCGCTAGACGAGTTCGTCCGTCCGGATCAGGCCCAGACGCCAACCCGGCCTTATACTCCTTCGATGACCCAGAAGCCGGCTCCGATAGTGCCCTTTTACCAGACCGAGGAGAAGCTGTGCTTCGACGAGTGTCCTGCTACCCATGCGCGGAACTACGATATGGGAGCCGCCTCCCCGTTTCCGGACAGAGCTCGGTCCCCAGCCCCAGGACCACCGCCGAATCCGCTCTCCGCCATCCGGGCTCCGCGGATGAAGGAGCCGGAGTCGAACTTGCTCACCGTCTCTGGAGGAGCCGCCCGCTTACAGACAGGCTCCATCACCACGGGCCAAAGCTACCAGGGACAACTGCTGGCCCACTCGGAGCAGTCCACCCAGTCGGCCAGGCAGAGCTTCACCCAGCAGCCGGAGCGCGTCACGGAACAGCGAGTTGGGAACCTGAACATCCAGCAGCGAGAGCAGTCCTCCCAGCTGCAACAGCAGTCCCAGAGCCAGTCGCAGAGCCAGACTCGCAGCCAAGTGGGCAACACGCAGATCGAGAGGCGTCGCAAGGTCACCGAAGAGTTTGAGCGGACCCAGAGTGCTAAGACTATAGAGATCCGGACTGGATCCCAGTCTCAGTCCGTTTCCCAGTCGCAGGCGCAGTCCGTGCAGAGTCAGTCAGAGTCCACGGAGAGGAGGTCATCGTACGGCAAAACAGGTTATGTGGCCACCCAGGCCCGTCGCCTTTCCGGCTTAGAGCAGGAGATCACCAGCTTGACCAGCCAGTCTCAAGCTATAAGTGCCCGGGCTTCCACTTTGGGGGAGAGCTGCTTCCCCCAGCTGCGATCACCCACATTTGACTCGAAGTTTCCCCTGAAGCCAGCGCCGGCACAGTCCATAGTGCCTGGCTACGGGGCACCACCTGCCAGCCAGGCAGCCAGCAAACTGGTGGCTCCTCCACCGGGTTTCCTACAACAACAGCAGTTCCAACAGCAGCagatacaacaacaacagcagcagcgatCCGCCTACTCATCTGTGCAGCAGAGTTCGAAAACATCCACCTCATCGCTCTCATCTTCATCTGCAGCATCTGCGTCGCAAAGCCTAACCCAAGCTTCCTCCGCTATTACTACCACCACTAATAACCAGGCCACCTCGGCCTTCCGGAGAACCAGCAATGGTAGCAGCATCATCAAGCCTAATCTGGCCTCGCGGCCTTCCATCGCTTCCATcacagctccagctccagcgcCTGCTCCAGCTCGGGCTCCCAACGCGGTTAAAGCTCCGATTGCCCCGAAGTCGGTGATTGCCAACGTGGTGCAATCCGCTGCTGCTCCGCCGCCTGCTGCCTCTGCGCCCGCTGTCTTTCCGCCAGATTTAAGCGATCTGAACCTGAACTCTAATGCCGATGGTTCTGCAGGTCCTGGAGGCAAGAGCGCCGGAGCCTTTGGAGCCACCTCAGCGCCCAAGCGCGGCCGAGGTATTCTCAACAAGGCCGCCGCACCCGGAGTGCGCATCCCACTGTGCAACAGCTGCAACGTCCAGATCAG AGGACCCTTCATCACGGCTCTGGGACGCATCTGGTGCCCGGACCACTTCATCTGCGTGAACGGCAATTGCCGTCGTCCGTTGCAGGATATCGGATTCGTTGAGGAGAAGGGCGACTTGTACTGCGAGTACTGCTTCGAAAAGTTTCTGGCGCCCACCTGCAGCAACTGCGCTGGCAAGATCAAG GGTGATTGTCTGAATGCCATCGGCAAGCACTTCCATCCGGAGTGCTTCACCTGCGGCCAGTGCGGCAAGATCTTCGGCAACAGGCCGTTCTTCCTGGAAGATGGCCAGGCCTACTGCGAGGCCGATTGGAACGAGCTGTTCACCACCAAGTGCTTCGCCTGTGGCTTCCCCGTGGAAGCTGGCGACAGATGGGTGGAGGCCCTGAACCACAACTACCATAGTCAGTGCTTCAACTGCACG TTCTGCAAACAGAACCTGGAGGGCCAGAGCTTCTACAACAAGGGCGGTCGTCCCTTCTGCAAGAACCATGCGCGCTAA
- the Zasp52 gene encoding PDZ and LIM domain protein Zasp isoform X13, which translates to MFLLCLMFFWPSVRRLGVVRVLISLISRSALEEMAQPQLLQIKLSRFDAQPWGFRLQGGVDFAQPLLVQKVNAGSLSEQAGLQPGDAVIKINDVDVFNFRHKDAQDIVVRSGNNFVITVQRGGSTWRPQVTPTGNVPQPNSPYLQTVTKTSLAHKQQDSQHIGCGYNNAARPFANGGDGGVKSIVNKQYNTPVGIYSDESIAETLSAQAEVLAGGVLGVNFKKNEKEYQADRSEVLKFLREEETGQSTPEPHSPANFYWTQSHAIGGNERRTPLHHQHQQDERIGVPLQSNTLAPEAPHRPSLPVAQKKEAPESEQPQQEDPRIIVLPICPALQGPEYKAEMEAAAAALATDQDRRPRPLSASGHPACQLCGVGIVGVFVRIKDKNLHVECFKCATCGTSLKNQGYYNFNNKLYCDIHAKQAALNNPPAGTEGYVPVPIKPNTKLSANTISSALSSHGYSGASNGYSNGSSAPAPAPPESEPSQELPLPPPPSPTQLLQYAEVDHLVSPEQQHTRTHSSLSSISTGSSSSGVGGSGSGSGCGSGSASGVGPQSQQSYSSTLSLDRFGSPLHSRQTSSSSTSLEAGGLAPSPPPPPPPPTAAATATAAANYRLQGQQNENDMNTQNQNKGHNAYNQMLKEYSNKLQQQPSLHPNTTPHTTPTQRHNNNTAKPFAAAHQQQQQPLVAALTATLANQLKFNPHQVASPQAAAAATVAPPAPAATATPLIAPATVDSSPATIAVAATATPTPTATDNMSANVADEPSSIYGQINANAVAPGLAPISGGGDQPFEYVTLTGNVIRSVQAPGKGAGINYKVNQGFARPYGAAAPKSPVSYPPQQQQQSPRPAPGGNNPYATLPRSNVGQQGRNVNVRYQPQQQQHQQQQQQQQYNAQQKLKQQYRNSYPLGSNYNTPSQSPYITGSINNNNNNNNYSTYNNNNVYRGPGGKSAGAFGATSAPKRGRGILNKAAAPGVRIPLCNSCNVQIRGPFITALGRIWCPDHFICVNGNCRRPLQDIGFVEEKGDLYCEYCFEKFLAPTCSNCAGKIKGDCLNAIGKHFHPECFTCGQCGKIFGNRPFFLEDGQAYCEADWNELFTTKCFACGFPVEAGDRWVEALNHNYHSQCFNCTFCKQNLEGQSFYNKGGRPFCKNHAR; encoded by the exons GTGAACGCGGGCAGCTTGTCCGAACAGGCCGGACTACAGCCCGGCGATGCGGTGATCAAGATCAACGACGTGGATGTCTTCAATTTCCGGCACAAGGACGCCCAGGACATTGTGGTGCGCTCCGGCAATAACTTTGTCATCACAGTGCAGCG CGGTGGCTCCACCTGGCGGCCACAAGTGACGCCCACTGGTAACGTGCCGCAGCCCAACTCGCCGTATCTGCAAACGGTGACGAAGACTTCTCTGGCTCACAAGCAGCAGGACAGCCAGCACATCGGCTGTGGTTACAACAACGCGGCTCGTCCCTTC GCCAACGGCGGCGACGGCGGCGTGAAGAGCATTGTCAATAAACAATACAACACCCCGGTTGGCATTTACAGCGATGAATCTATTGCGGAAACACTCTCGGCCCAGGCGGAGGTTTTGGCCGGCGGTGTGCTCGG CGTCAACTTCAAGAAGAACGAGAAGGAATACCAGGCCGACCGGTCTGAGGTCCTGAAGTTCCTGCGCGAAGAGGAGACTGGCCAGTCCACTCCAG AGCCCCACAGCCCGGCCAACTTCTACTGGACCCAGAGCCACGCCATAGGCGGCAATGAGCGACGAACTCCGCTGCACCATCAGCACCAGCAGGACGAGAGGATAGGGGTGCCCCTGCAGTCGAACACCCTGGCCCCCGAGGCCCCCCACCGGCCCAGCTTGCCGGTGGCCCAAAAGAAGGAGGCGCCGGAGTCGGAGCAGCCCCAGCAGGAGGATCCCCGCATCATCGTGCTACCGATCTGCCCCGCTCTTCAGGGGCCCGAGTACAAGGCGGAGAtggaggcggcggcggcggctctGGCTACCGACCAGGACAGGCGACCACGTCCTCTGTCCGCCAGCGGACATCCGGCGTGCCAATTGTGCGGCGTGGGCATTGT TGGCGTCTTTGTGCGCATCAAGGATAAGAACCTGCACGTGGAGTGCTTCAAGTGTGCCACCTGCGGCACCTCGCTGAAGAACCAGGGCTACTACAACTTCAACAACAAGCTGTACTGCGACATCCACGCCAAGCAGGCCGCCCTGAACAACCCGCCCGCCGGAACCGAGGGCTACGTGCCCGTCCCCATCAAGCC CAACACCAAGCTGAGTGCCAACACCATCTCGTCGGCTTTGAGCTCGCACGGATATAGTGGTGCCTCGAATGGCTACTCCAACGGCAGCTCGGCACCAGCTCCGGCTCCG CCTGAGTCTGAGCCCAGCCAGGAGCTACCTCTGCCACCGCCCCCGTCGCCcacacagctcctgcagtatgCGGAGGTGGACCACCTGGTGTCCCCCGAGCAGCAACACACTCGCACCCACAGCAGCCTGTCCTCCATCTCAActggctcctcctcctccggagtgggcggcagcggcagcggcagtggATGTGGCAGCGGCAGTGCCAGTGGCGTTGGCCCGCAGAGCCAGCAGAGCTACTCCTCCACCTTGTCGCTGGACAGGTTCGGGTCTCCGCTGCACTCGCGTCAGACGTCCTCGTCCTCCACATCGCTGGAGGCGGGAGGGCTGGCACCCTctcctccgccgccgccaccaccacctactgctgctgcaactgcaactgccgCGGCCAATTACAGGCTGCAGGGGCAGCAGAATGAGAACGACATGAATACCCAGAACCAGAACAAGGGTCACAACGCGTACAACCAGATGCTGAAGGAGTACTCCAACAAGCTGCAGCAACAACCATCCCTCCACCCGAACACCACACCGCACACCACACCGACACAGagacacaacaacaacacggCCAAGCCATTTGCCGCAgcacaccaacagcaacaacagccgcTTGTGGCAGCGCTAACGGCGACACTTGCTAATCAATTGAAATTTAACCCACATCAGGTTGCAAGCCcccaagcagcagcagcagcaacagtagcaccgccagcaccagcagcaactgcaacacctCTCATTGCGCCAGCAACAGTTGATAGCTCGCCAGCAACAAtagcagtagcagcaacagcaacaccgaCACCAACAGCTACAGACAATATGTCGGCCAACGTGGCGGATGAGCCGTCTTCGATTTATGGCCAAATTAACGCCAACGCGGTGGCACCTGGCCTCGCCCCCATCAGTGGAGGCGGGGACCAGCCCTTTGAGTATGTGACGCTCACCGGCAACGTCATCCGCAGCGTGCAGGCCCCCGGAAAGGGGGCGGGCATCAACTACAAG GTCAACCAGGGCTTCGCTCGTCCCTATGGAGCCGCCGCCCCCAAGTCGCCGGTCTCGTACCCgccgcaacagcagcagcagtcgccCCGTCCCGCCCCCGGCGGCAACAACCCGTACGCCACTTTGCCCCGCAGCAATGTCGGCCAACAAG GCCGTAATGTGAATGTGAGGTACCagccacagcaacagcaacaccagcagcagcagcaacagcagcagtacAACGCTCAGCAGAAGCTAAAGCAGCAGTATAGGAACTCTTACCCCTTGGGATCTAATTATAACACCCCGAGTCAGTCCCCCTACATCACAGGcagcatcaacaacaacaacaacaacaacaactatagCACctacaacaataacaatgtCTATCGAG GTCCTGGAGGCAAGAGCGCCGGAGCCTTTGGAGCCACCTCAGCGCCCAAGCGCGGCCGAGGTATTCTCAACAAGGCCGCCGCACCCGGAGTGCGCATCCCACTGTGCAACAGCTGCAACGTCCAGATCAG AGGACCCTTCATCACGGCTCTGGGACGCATCTGGTGCCCGGACCACTTCATCTGCGTGAACGGCAATTGCCGTCGTCCGTTGCAGGATATCGGATTCGTTGAGGAGAAGGGCGACTTGTACTGCGAGTACTGCTTCGAAAAGTTTCTGGCGCCCACCTGCAGCAACTGCGCTGGCAAGATCAAG GGTGATTGTCTGAATGCCATCGGCAAGCACTTCCATCCGGAGTGCTTCACCTGCGGCCAGTGCGGCAAGATCTTCGGCAACAGGCCGTTCTTCCTGGAAGATGGCCAGGCCTACTGCGAGGCCGATTGGAACGAGCTGTTCACCACCAAGTGCTTCGCCTGTGGCTTCCCCGTGGAAGCTGGCGACAGATGGGTGGAGGCCCTGAACCACAACTACCATAGTCAGTGCTTCAACTGCACG TTCTGCAAACAGAACCTGGAGGGCCAGAGCTTCTACAACAAGGGCGGTCGTCCCTTCTGCAAGAACCATGCGCGCTAA
- the Zasp52 gene encoding PDZ and LIM domain protein Zasp isoform X14: MFLLCLMFFWPSVRRLGVVRVLISLISRSALEEMAQPQLLQIKLSRFDAQPWGFRLQGGVDFAQPLLVQKVNAGSLSEQAGLQPGDAVIKINDVDVFNFRHKDAQDIVVRSGNNFVITVQRGGSTWRPQVTPTGNVPQPNSPYLQTVTKTSLAHKQQDSQHIGCGYNNAARPFANGGDGGVKSIVNKQYNTPVGIYSDESIAETLSAQAEVLAGGVLGVNFKKNEKEYQADRSEVLKFLREEETGQSTPAFGKYEHDAPQQQPQQQYEQQQHQHQHQHQQQQQQHYYQQQQQLQQQQQQQQQQQSSATRHVSAPITNPNKPPSTGGLPTGQNICTECERLITGVFVRIKDKNLHVECFKCATCGTSLKNQGYYNFNNKLYCDIHAKQAALNNPPAGTEGYVPVPIKPNTKLSANTISSALSSHGYSGASNGYSNGSSAPAPAPPESEPSQELPLPPPPSPTQLLQYAEVDHLVSPEQQHTRTHSSLSSISTGSSSSGVGGSGSGSGCGSGSASGVGPQSQQSYSSTLSLDRFGSPLHSRQTSSSSTSLEAGGLAPSPPPPPPPPTAAATATAAANYRLQGQQNENDMNTQNQNKGHNAYNQMLKEYSNKLQQQPSLHPNTTPHTTPTQRHNNNTAKPFAAAHQQQQQPLVAALTATLANQLKFNPHQVASPQAAAAATVAPPAPAATATPLIAPATVDSSPATIAVAATATPTPTATDNMSANVADEPSSIYGQINANAVAPGLAPISGGGDQPFEYVTLTGNVIRSVQAPGKGAGINYKVNQGFARPYGAAAPKSPVSYPPQQQQQSPRPAPGGNNPYATLPRSNVGQQGRNVNVRYQPQQQQHQQQQQQQQYNAQQKLKQQYRNSYPLGSNYNTPSQSPYITGSINNNNNNNNYSTYNNNNVYRGPGGKSAGAFGATSAPKRGRGILNKAAAPGVRIPLCNSCNVQIRGPFITALGRIWCPDHFICVNGNCRRPLQDIGFVEEKGDLYCEYCFEKFLAPTCSNCAGKIKGDCLNAIGKHFHPECFTCGQCGKIFGNRPFFLEDGQAYCEADWNELFTTKCFACGFPVEAGDRWVEALNHNYHSQCFNCTFCKQNLEGQSFYNKGGRPFCKNHAR; this comes from the exons GTGAACGCGGGCAGCTTGTCCGAACAGGCCGGACTACAGCCCGGCGATGCGGTGATCAAGATCAACGACGTGGATGTCTTCAATTTCCGGCACAAGGACGCCCAGGACATTGTGGTGCGCTCCGGCAATAACTTTGTCATCACAGTGCAGCG CGGTGGCTCCACCTGGCGGCCACAAGTGACGCCCACTGGTAACGTGCCGCAGCCCAACTCGCCGTATCTGCAAACGGTGACGAAGACTTCTCTGGCTCACAAGCAGCAGGACAGCCAGCACATCGGCTGTGGTTACAACAACGCGGCTCGTCCCTTC GCCAACGGCGGCGACGGCGGCGTGAAGAGCATTGTCAATAAACAATACAACACCCCGGTTGGCATTTACAGCGATGAATCTATTGCGGAAACACTCTCGGCCCAGGCGGAGGTTTTGGCCGGCGGTGTGCTCGG CGTCAACTTCAAGAAGAACGAGAAGGAATACCAGGCCGACCGGTCTGAGGTCCTGAAGTTCCTGCGCGAAGAGGAGACTGGCCAGTCCACTCCAG CATTCGGCAAATACGAGCATGATGCACCTCAGCAAcagccacaacaacaatacgaacagcaacagcatcagcatcaacatcaacatcagcaacagcaacagcaacactactaccaacagcaacagcaactgcaacaacaacagcagcagcagcaacaacagcagtcGAGCGCCACTCGCCATGTCAGCGCCCCCATCACCAATCCCAATAAGCCCCCCAGCACCGGCGGACTCCCGACTGGCCAGAACATTTGCACCGAGTGCGAGCGCCTCATTAC TGGCGTCTTTGTGCGCATCAAGGATAAGAACCTGCACGTGGAGTGCTTCAAGTGTGCCACCTGCGGCACCTCGCTGAAGAACCAGGGCTACTACAACTTCAACAACAAGCTGTACTGCGACATCCACGCCAAGCAGGCCGCCCTGAACAACCCGCCCGCCGGAACCGAGGGCTACGTGCCCGTCCCCATCAAGCC CAACACCAAGCTGAGTGCCAACACCATCTCGTCGGCTTTGAGCTCGCACGGATATAGTGGTGCCTCGAATGGCTACTCCAACGGCAGCTCGGCACCAGCTCCGGCTCCG CCTGAGTCTGAGCCCAGCCAGGAGCTACCTCTGCCACCGCCCCCGTCGCCcacacagctcctgcagtatgCGGAGGTGGACCACCTGGTGTCCCCCGAGCAGCAACACACTCGCACCCACAGCAGCCTGTCCTCCATCTCAActggctcctcctcctccggagtgggcggcagcggcagcggcagtggATGTGGCAGCGGCAGTGCCAGTGGCGTTGGCCCGCAGAGCCAGCAGAGCTACTCCTCCACCTTGTCGCTGGACAGGTTCGGGTCTCCGCTGCACTCGCGTCAGACGTCCTCGTCCTCCACATCGCTGGAGGCGGGAGGGCTGGCACCCTctcctccgccgccgccaccaccacctactgctgctgcaactgcaactgccgCGGCCAATTACAGGCTGCAGGGGCAGCAGAATGAGAACGACATGAATACCCAGAACCAGAACAAGGGTCACAACGCGTACAACCAGATGCTGAAGGAGTACTCCAACAAGCTGCAGCAACAACCATCCCTCCACCCGAACACCACACCGCACACCACACCGACACAGagacacaacaacaacacggCCAAGCCATTTGCCGCAgcacaccaacagcaacaacagccgcTTGTGGCAGCGCTAACGGCGACACTTGCTAATCAATTGAAATTTAACCCACATCAGGTTGCAAGCCcccaagcagcagcagcagcaacagtagcaccgccagcaccagcagcaactgcaacacctCTCATTGCGCCAGCAACAGTTGATAGCTCGCCAGCAACAAtagcagtagcagcaacagcaacaccgaCACCAACAGCTACAGACAATATGTCGGCCAACGTGGCGGATGAGCCGTCTTCGATTTATGGCCAAATTAACGCCAACGCGGTGGCACCTGGCCTCGCCCCCATCAGTGGAGGCGGGGACCAGCCCTTTGAGTATGTGACGCTCACCGGCAACGTCATCCGCAGCGTGCAGGCCCCCGGAAAGGGGGCGGGCATCAACTACAAG GTCAACCAGGGCTTCGCTCGTCCCTATGGAGCCGCCGCCCCCAAGTCGCCGGTCTCGTACCCgccgcaacagcagcagcagtcgccCCGTCCCGCCCCCGGCGGCAACAACCCGTACGCCACTTTGCCCCGCAGCAATGTCGGCCAACAAG GCCGTAATGTGAATGTGAGGTACCagccacagcaacagcaacaccagcagcagcagcaacagcagcagtacAACGCTCAGCAGAAGCTAAAGCAGCAGTATAGGAACTCTTACCCCTTGGGATCTAATTATAACACCCCGAGTCAGTCCCCCTACATCACAGGcagcatcaacaacaacaacaacaacaacaactatagCACctacaacaataacaatgtCTATCGAG GTCCTGGAGGCAAGAGCGCCGGAGCCTTTGGAGCCACCTCAGCGCCCAAGCGCGGCCGAGGTATTCTCAACAAGGCCGCCGCACCCGGAGTGCGCATCCCACTGTGCAACAGCTGCAACGTCCAGATCAG AGGACCCTTCATCACGGCTCTGGGACGCATCTGGTGCCCGGACCACTTCATCTGCGTGAACGGCAATTGCCGTCGTCCGTTGCAGGATATCGGATTCGTTGAGGAGAAGGGCGACTTGTACTGCGAGTACTGCTTCGAAAAGTTTCTGGCGCCCACCTGCAGCAACTGCGCTGGCAAGATCAAG GGTGATTGTCTGAATGCCATCGGCAAGCACTTCCATCCGGAGTGCTTCACCTGCGGCCAGTGCGGCAAGATCTTCGGCAACAGGCCGTTCTTCCTGGAAGATGGCCAGGCCTACTGCGAGGCCGATTGGAACGAGCTGTTCACCACCAAGTGCTTCGCCTGTGGCTTCCCCGTGGAAGCTGGCGACAGATGGGTGGAGGCCCTGAACCACAACTACCATAGTCAGTGCTTCAACTGCACG TTCTGCAAACAGAACCTGGAGGGCCAGAGCTTCTACAACAAGGGCGGTCGTCCCTTCTGCAAGAACCATGCGCGCTAA